From the genome of Hymenobacter cellulosilyticus, one region includes:
- the moeB gene encoding molybdopterin-synthase adenylyltransferase MoeB has protein sequence MLTPDERQRYQRHLQLPEIGEAGQEKLKAARVLVVGAGGLGCPILQYLAAAGVGTLGIADGDQVEMSNLQRQVLFGPADLGQYKAEAAARAVQRINPLVNCEVTPRRVDVASVRELVAQYDVVVDGSDNFPTRYLLNDACVSLGKPLVSGAIYKFEGQVSVFNYQGGPTYRCLFPQPPSAAEAPNCSVIGVLGVLPGLVGCAQATETLKVILGLGEILTGRLWLFDALTFQTRTLRFARQPERAAINLDSADPADYAELCQAPIASVTPAELDELLSSETPPFLLDVRELEEYAVSHLPSAALIPLGSLPQRVAELPRHHPIVVYCRSGRRSAQAIAQLQQDHGFDNLTNLTGGIQAWAEQLDPAMPTA, from the coding sequence GTGCTTACTCCCGACGAACGCCAACGCTACCAACGCCACCTGCAGCTGCCCGAAATAGGGGAGGCCGGGCAGGAAAAGCTCAAGGCTGCCCGGGTGCTGGTGGTGGGAGCCGGCGGCCTGGGCTGCCCCATTCTGCAGTACCTGGCCGCCGCCGGCGTGGGCACGCTGGGCATTGCCGACGGCGACCAGGTGGAAATGAGCAACCTGCAGCGCCAGGTACTCTTTGGCCCCGCCGATTTGGGTCAGTACAAAGCGGAAGCTGCCGCCCGGGCCGTGCAGCGCATCAACCCGCTGGTCAACTGCGAGGTAACGCCCCGCCGCGTGGATGTAGCCTCCGTGCGCGAGCTGGTGGCCCAGTACGATGTGGTGGTGGACGGTTCCGACAACTTTCCGACCCGCTACCTGCTCAACGACGCCTGCGTGAGCCTAGGCAAGCCCCTGGTTTCGGGCGCCATTTATAAATTCGAGGGTCAGGTGTCGGTGTTCAACTACCAAGGCGGGCCCACCTACCGCTGCCTGTTCCCGCAGCCACCGTCGGCTGCCGAGGCGCCCAACTGCTCAGTTATCGGAGTGCTGGGCGTGCTGCCGGGCCTCGTTGGCTGCGCTCAGGCCACCGAAACGCTGAAAGTAATTCTGGGCCTGGGTGAAATCCTGACTGGCCGGCTCTGGCTGTTCGATGCCCTCACGTTCCAGACCCGCACCCTGCGCTTTGCCCGCCAGCCCGAGCGGGCCGCCATCAACCTCGACTCCGCCGACCCGGCCGACTACGCTGAGCTCTGCCAAGCCCCCATTGCCAGCGTGACGCCCGCCGAGCTAGACGAGCTGCTCAGCTCCGAGACGCCGCCGTTTCTGCTGGATGTGCGCGAGCTGGAGGAATACGCCGTCAGTCACCTGCCCAGCGCCGCCCTGATTCCGCTCGGCAGCCTACCCCAGCGCGTGGCCGAGCTGCCCCGCCACCACCCCATTGTGGTGTACTGCCGCAGCGGCCGGCGCAGCGCCCAGGCCATAGCCCAACTGCAGCAGGACCACGGCTTTGACAACCTGACCAACCTTACCGGTGGTATTCAGGCCTGGGCTGAGCAGCTCGACCCGGCCATGCCCACGGCCTGA
- the fdhD gene encoding formate dehydrogenase accessory sulfurtransferase FdhD has translation METFLPPTSYDYLTVHKVTGAELTEASDVVAAEEPLEIRLGFGAAGQREHRTLAITMRTPGHDMELAAGFLLTEGIIQRREQLAGIRYCPDVTKEEERENVVRAELAEHVDVSMPRLERHFYTSSSCGVCGKTSIDAVHAAACPVLPTNGPYVSPTVIHELPARQRAAQALFEQTGGLHAAALFSPEGELLLLREDVGRHNALDKVIGAALLQEWLPLHRTILLVSGRASFELVQKAAVAGIPVLAAVGAPSSLAVQAARDFGMTLCGFVRQGRYNVYCGEWRLQARPE, from the coding sequence GTGGAAACCTTCCTGCCGCCTACCAGCTACGACTACCTCACGGTGCACAAGGTGACGGGCGCCGAGCTGACCGAAGCTTCTGATGTGGTAGCCGCCGAAGAGCCCCTGGAAATCCGCCTCGGTTTTGGGGCGGCCGGGCAGCGGGAGCACCGCACCCTAGCCATTACCATGCGCACCCCCGGCCACGACATGGAGCTGGCCGCCGGCTTCTTGCTCACCGAGGGCATTATTCAGCGTCGGGAGCAGCTGGCCGGCATCCGCTACTGCCCCGACGTGACCAAGGAGGAGGAGCGGGAAAACGTGGTGCGGGCCGAGCTGGCTGAGCATGTCGACGTGTCGATGCCGCGCCTGGAGCGGCACTTCTACACCTCTTCCAGCTGCGGGGTGTGCGGCAAAACCAGCATCGACGCGGTGCACGCGGCTGCCTGCCCGGTGCTGCCTACCAATGGCCCGTACGTGTCGCCCACCGTGATTCATGAGCTGCCGGCCCGGCAGCGGGCGGCCCAGGCGCTGTTTGAGCAAACCGGCGGCCTGCACGCGGCGGCTCTGTTTTCGCCCGAAGGCGAGCTGCTGCTGCTGCGCGAAGACGTGGGCCGGCACAACGCCCTAGACAAGGTAATCGGGGCGGCGCTGCTGCAGGAGTGGCTGCCCCTGCACCGCACGATTTTGCTGGTAAGCGGGCGGGCCTCGTTTGAGCTGGTGCAGAAGGCGGCCGTGGCCGGCATTCCGGTACTGGCCGCCGTGGGGGCGCCTAGCTCTTTGGCCGTGCAGGCCGCCCGGGATTTTGGCATGACGCTCTGCGGCTTCGTGCGCCAGGGCCGCTACAACGTGTACTGCGGCGAGTGGCGCCTGCAGGCCCGTCCGGAGTAG
- a CDS encoding DUF4249 domain-containing protein, which yields MFTCWGTAGSTAIQLSSTARLSQDVVSDFPLLLMPANSTKLRFKYSLLVRQFAQTPEEYAYWEQLKATTENLGSLFDPAPTQLTGNVRCLTDESEPVIGYVGASTVTEKRIFISSSDLPPTNFLNGYSCLPPDTVLLRDVSAYFSSPAVLPVYGVYSPMGGLLLGYAGAPADCVDCRRRGTNKRPDFWQ from the coding sequence ATCTTCACGTGCTGGGGCACCGCCGGCTCCACGGCCATACAGCTCAGCTCCACGGCCCGACTCAGTCAGGATGTCGTATCCGACTTTCCGCTGCTGCTGATGCCGGCCAACTCAACCAAGCTGCGGTTTAAATACAGCCTGCTGGTGCGGCAATTTGCCCAGACGCCCGAGGAGTACGCCTACTGGGAGCAGCTCAAGGCTACCACCGAAAACCTGGGCAGCCTCTTCGACCCCGCCCCCACCCAGCTGACCGGCAACGTGCGCTGCCTGACCGACGAGTCGGAGCCCGTCATTGGGTACGTGGGAGCCAGCACCGTCACCGAGAAGCGGATATTCATTAGCAGCTCGGATTTGCCGCCCACCAATTTTCTCAACGGGTACAGCTGCCTGCCGCCCGATACCGTCCTGCTCAGAGACGTGTCGGCCTACTTTAGCAGCCCCGCCGTGCTGCCGGTATATGGGGTTTATTCGCCAATGGGCGGCCTGCTGCTGGGGTATGCCGGCGCTCCGGCCGACTGCGTGGATTGCCGGCGCCGAGGCACCAACAAGCGGCCCGACTTCTGGCAGTAG
- a CDS encoding DUF4249 domain-containing protein, which produces MPRLQSCLLWLVLLLALPGCVDPFEPDVINAPQNYLVVAGSINLSGVTTIRLSRTQNVASAAAPVVETKATVSIQDDAGTPYPLTEPAPGTYTSASLALSPARKYRVRVRTAAGREYASELVTGKATPPIGGVTWALEPRGLQVYVNSRDASNNTRYYRWTYTETWEFQSAYRSIIEYVNGSMRPGRKTSSRAGAPPAPRPYSSAPRPDSVRMSYPTFRCC; this is translated from the coding sequence ATGCCGCGTCTGCAATCCTGCCTGTTATGGCTCGTGCTGCTGCTAGCCCTGCCCGGCTGCGTCGACCCGTTTGAGCCGGACGTTATCAATGCGCCCCAGAATTACCTGGTAGTGGCGGGCTCCATCAACCTCAGTGGCGTAACGACTATTCGACTTTCGCGCACCCAGAACGTGGCCAGCGCGGCCGCTCCGGTGGTAGAAACCAAGGCCACAGTTTCCATTCAGGACGATGCCGGCACGCCTTACCCGCTCACCGAGCCGGCGCCGGGCACTTACACTTCCGCGAGTTTGGCGCTGAGCCCAGCCCGCAAGTACCGGGTGCGGGTGCGCACCGCGGCGGGCCGCGAATATGCCTCCGAACTGGTGACGGGTAAGGCGACGCCGCCCATCGGCGGGGTGACGTGGGCGCTGGAGCCCCGGGGCTTGCAGGTGTATGTGAACAGCCGCGACGCTAGCAATAACACGCGCTATTACCGCTGGACCTACACCGAAACCTGGGAATTTCAGTCGGCTTACCGGTCTATTATCGAGTACGTTAACGGTAGCATGCGCCCCGGACGGAAGACATCTTCACGTGCTGGGGCACCGCCGGCTCCACGGCCATACAGCTCAGCTCCACGGCCCGACTCAGTCAGGATGTCGTATCCGACTTTCCGCTGCTGCTGA
- a CDS encoding TonB-dependent receptor plug domain-containing protein encodes MRYRVAPGKLVAKGAESLVVGEQLAAEQAQESALYVSDKIDVTPRLALVLGLRYSFYQALGPRDVNQYGAGLPRTTGNITDTVRYGAGSTIATYHGPEYRASLKYALSDNSSVKASYNRTRQYISQLSNTASLSPTDTWKLSDAYIRPQVGDQVSVGYYRNFRRNTIETSVETYYKRMHDFVDYKSGAKLLLNHHLETDLINAEGKAYGVEFSIRKSTGKINGWLNYTYSRSLVRANAGTPAEQVNRGEYYPSNFDKPHDVTLAGNYRFSRRFSTSLNFNYSTGRPITLPLARYYVDDVPRVFYSDRNAYRVPDYYRVDFAMNIEGGHKAKKLAHSSWTLSVYNLTGRRNPYSVYFKSEGGQIRGYQLSIFGQPIPTVTYNFKF; translated from the coding sequence TTGCGCTACCGCGTGGCTCCGGGCAAGCTGGTAGCCAAGGGCGCCGAATCGTTGGTGGTAGGAGAGCAGCTAGCGGCGGAGCAGGCCCAGGAAAGTGCCCTGTATGTGTCCGACAAAATAGACGTGACGCCGCGGCTGGCCCTGGTGCTGGGGCTGCGCTACTCATTTTACCAGGCCCTGGGTCCGCGCGACGTAAACCAGTACGGGGCGGGCCTGCCGCGCACGACCGGCAACATTACCGACACGGTGCGCTACGGGGCGGGTTCTACCATTGCTACTTATCACGGGCCTGAATACCGGGCTTCGCTGAAATACGCCTTGTCGGACAACTCCTCGGTGAAAGCCAGCTACAACCGCACTCGGCAGTATATCAGTCAGTTGTCGAATACGGCTTCGTTGTCGCCGACCGATACCTGGAAGCTGAGTGACGCCTACATCCGGCCCCAGGTGGGCGACCAGGTCTCAGTGGGCTACTACCGCAACTTCCGCCGCAACACGATTGAAACCTCGGTAGAAACTTACTACAAGCGGATGCACGACTTCGTGGACTATAAAAGCGGGGCCAAGCTGCTGCTGAATCACCACCTGGAAACCGACCTGATCAATGCCGAAGGCAAGGCCTACGGGGTGGAATTCTCGATCCGGAAGTCAACGGGCAAAATCAATGGCTGGCTTAATTACACCTACTCCCGCTCTCTGGTGCGGGCCAACGCCGGCACACCCGCCGAGCAGGTCAACCGCGGCGAGTACTACCCCAGCAATTTCGACAAGCCCCACGACGTGACCCTGGCCGGCAACTACCGCTTCAGCCGGCGCTTCAGCACCTCGCTCAACTTCAACTACAGCACCGGCCGCCCCATCACCCTGCCCCTGGCCCGCTACTACGTCGACGATGTGCCCCGCGTGTTCTACTCCGACCGCAACGCCTACCGCGTACCCGACTACTACCGCGTCGATTTTGCCATGAACATCGAGGGCGGGCACAAAGCCAAAAAGCTGGCCCACAGCTCCTGGACGCTGTCGGTGTACAACCTCACGGGCCGCCGCAACCCGTACTCGGTCTACTTCAAGTCGGAAGGCGGGCAGATCCGGGGCTACCAGCTCTCCATTTTCGGCCAGCCCATTCCCACCGTGACTTACAACTTCAAATTCTAG
- a CDS encoding TonB-dependent receptor gives MQPTIYGLFIGAGILLAGAARAQSASTDSLATTGSLRRHYSAAVGSDSRLYNGPEYVNYVKRFVTGHQYFETNQLRPATVEYAGSTYADVPLRYDIVQDELVLNAPKGILEMLLIKDKVTRFTVAGHSFIHLTAGSAEALPERPGFYELLVDGPVQLLALRRKDLQERASAGGLEGEITEKDAFFLRQNNLYSKASKAQSVLALLPEHKAALRDYIRAQKLKFNAAAREESLVALVRYAATLAPPRSRSAGAGYLLYLLTIIRLCMKYLYRLILLIGLSTVGFKSYGQTAEPAVSGSFQGVSLEQFVRQLEDQTRYRFFFDTAAVQRVTVTLQAQAQPLSSVLQQALGATELRFVIDEEHNVFITPRQPVATELPTDYFRPGAVAAAPTGDTPATSQPVRAANVARLYEIGRPGAANSAGKATLAGHIREARSGEPVPGASVYIETPAIGVSTDQFGYYALTLPVGRHTLNIRGIGIKNTRRQVQLNADGKLDVEVEEDITNLKEVVIEAEKDKNVAGMQMGMEKLDIKTIRQVPTAFGEADILRVVLTLPGVKAIGEGSTGLSVRGGSTDQNLILFNDATVYNPSHLFGFFSAFNPDILKTVELYKSGIPARFGGRLSSVLDIATRDGNKKKLSGSGGIGALTSRLTLEGPIIKDKSSFLIGGRTSYSDWLLKLLPNRDLKESSASFYDLSAHVSHELNDKNTLYATGYYSRDRFKLASDTSYAYQNQNGSLKWKHIFGNKLYGVLTGTYTNYQYRIASEKNAVNASELTFGIRQLGAQADFSYFHNTKHTIDFGPVRCATAWLRASW, from the coding sequence ATGCAACCAACTATTTACGGGCTGTTCATCGGTGCCGGTATACTGCTAGCGGGTGCGGCCCGGGCCCAGTCCGCCAGCACCGATTCCCTGGCTACAACCGGCAGCCTGCGCCGGCACTACTCGGCCGCCGTGGGCTCCGATTCTCGCCTTTACAACGGCCCGGAATACGTGAACTACGTGAAGCGCTTCGTGACGGGCCACCAGTATTTTGAAACCAACCAGCTGCGGCCGGCCACTGTAGAATACGCCGGCTCTACCTACGCCGACGTGCCGCTGCGCTACGACATTGTGCAGGATGAGCTGGTGCTGAATGCTCCCAAGGGCATCCTGGAAATGCTGCTCATCAAGGATAAAGTGACCCGGTTCACCGTGGCCGGACACTCCTTTATTCACCTCACGGCGGGCTCCGCGGAGGCTTTGCCCGAGCGGCCCGGCTTCTACGAGCTGCTGGTAGACGGGCCGGTGCAGCTGCTGGCCCTGCGCCGCAAAGACCTGCAGGAACGAGCATCGGCCGGGGGGCTGGAAGGGGAAATAACCGAGAAGGACGCCTTCTTTCTGCGCCAGAACAACCTTTACTCCAAAGCCAGCAAAGCCCAAAGCGTACTGGCGTTGCTGCCGGAGCATAAAGCTGCGCTTCGCGACTATATCCGAGCCCAAAAGCTGAAGTTTAACGCGGCTGCCCGGGAAGAGTCCCTGGTGGCCCTGGTGCGCTACGCCGCCACGCTAGCCCCGCCCCGCAGCCGTAGCGCCGGGGCTGGCTACCTGCTTTATCTGTTGACAATCATACGCTTGTGCATGAAATATCTTTACCGGCTAATTCTGCTTATAGGTTTAAGCACCGTTGGCTTCAAGAGCTACGGGCAAACGGCGGAGCCCGCCGTGAGCGGCAGCTTCCAGGGCGTGAGCCTGGAGCAGTTTGTACGCCAGCTCGAAGACCAGACCCGCTACCGGTTCTTCTTCGACACGGCCGCGGTGCAGCGCGTGACCGTGACTTTGCAGGCCCAGGCCCAACCCTTGAGCAGCGTGCTGCAACAGGCCTTGGGAGCCACTGAGCTGCGCTTTGTCATTGATGAGGAACACAACGTCTTTATCACGCCCCGGCAGCCCGTGGCCACTGAGCTGCCCACCGACTATTTCCGGCCCGGGGCCGTGGCTGCCGCGCCTACCGGCGATACGCCGGCGACCAGCCAGCCGGTACGGGCTGCCAACGTGGCCCGGCTCTACGAAATAGGTCGGCCGGGTGCGGCTAACAGCGCGGGCAAGGCCACGCTGGCGGGCCACATTCGCGAGGCCAGGTCGGGGGAGCCGGTGCCGGGCGCCTCAGTCTACATCGAGACGCCGGCCATCGGGGTTTCCACCGACCAGTTTGGCTACTACGCCCTGACGCTGCCCGTGGGGCGGCACACGCTCAACATCCGTGGCATCGGCATCAAGAACACCCGGCGGCAGGTGCAGCTAAATGCCGACGGCAAGCTGGACGTGGAAGTGGAGGAAGATATTACCAACCTGAAAGAGGTGGTGATTGAGGCCGAGAAAGACAAAAACGTGGCCGGCATGCAGATGGGGATGGAAAAGCTCGACATCAAGACCATCCGGCAGGTGCCCACGGCCTTTGGCGAAGCCGACATTCTGCGCGTAGTCCTAACGTTGCCCGGCGTGAAGGCCATCGGGGAGGGCAGCACCGGCCTGAGTGTGCGCGGCGGCTCCACCGACCAGAACCTGATTTTGTTCAACGACGCGACGGTGTATAATCCGTCCCACCTGTTCGGCTTCTTTTCGGCCTTCAACCCCGACATTCTCAAAACCGTGGAGCTCTACAAAAGCGGCATCCCGGCCCGGTTTGGGGGCCGGTTGTCGTCGGTGCTCGACATCGCCACCCGCGACGGCAACAAGAAGAAGCTCAGCGGCTCGGGCGGCATCGGGGCCCTGACCAGCCGCCTCACGCTGGAAGGTCCCATTATCAAAGACAAAAGCTCCTTCCTGATTGGGGGCCGCACCTCGTATTCGGACTGGCTGCTGAAGCTGCTGCCCAACCGCGACCTGAAGGAAAGTTCGGCCTCGTTTTATGACCTGAGCGCCCACGTCAGCCACGAGCTCAACGACAAAAACACGCTCTACGCCACCGGCTACTACAGCCGGGACCGGTTTAAGCTGGCCTCCGATACTTCCTACGCCTACCAAAACCAGAACGGCAGCCTGAAGTGGAAGCACATCTTCGGCAACAAGCTCTACGGCGTGCTGACCGGCACTTACACCAACTACCAGTACCGGATTGCCAGTGAGAAAAACGCCGTCAATGCCTCGGAGCTGACCTTCGGCATCCGGCAGCTCGGCGCTCAGGCCGACTTCAGCTACTTTCACAATACCAAGCACACCATCGACTTCGGGCCAGTACGTTGCGCTACCGCGTGGCTCCGGGCAAGCTGGTAG
- a CDS encoding DUF7009 family protein has protein sequence MKLRLEDNSLRLRLSESEVQQFAETGRVAVALPLGPTAHDSLTYALERAENEEFRITHGAGAITVKVPAALANHWTSTDQNGLSATLMMAGDQPLKILVEKDLDCRH, from the coding sequence ATGAAACTCCGTCTCGAAGACAATTCGCTGCGCCTTCGCCTGTCCGAATCTGAAGTGCAGCAATTTGCCGAAACCGGCCGTGTGGCTGTTGCCTTGCCTCTGGGCCCTACCGCCCACGACAGCCTGACCTATGCCCTGGAGCGGGCCGAAAATGAAGAATTCCGCATCACCCACGGCGCGGGCGCTATTACCGTAAAAGTGCCCGCCGCGCTGGCCAACCACTGGACCAGCACCGACCAGAACGGCTTGTCGGCCACGCTGATGATGGCCGGCGACCAGCCCCTGAAAATCTTAGTTGAAAAAGACCTGGACTGCCGCCACTAA
- a CDS encoding FdhF/YdeP family oxidoreductase has protein sequence MDKSPAYDPNQAGKTEQQGAEANAPKSGERPDQGTAPTSDNWSTSPERETLDDRVMEAPDTLGAKHKYPILAQPPEEFTGLKLTKPAKVAAGITAVLKSGAFAMDYEGPVRGTHALLKMNQKDGFDCSSCAWPDPDDHRSVAEFCENGAKATTSDAQSDPVGPDFFAKHSLVDLSHMTDRDLNNAGRLTHPMVLRPGATHYTPISWPEAFELVGQELNALKSPNEAIFYTSGKVPNEPAYLYQLFVRQFGTNNLPDCSNMCHESSGAALSNTTGLGKGSVTLNDMYEAEVILIIGQNPGTNHPRMLTALQKAKKNGAKIISINPLHEAGLLHFKNPQDFMNPLKALGVLLGDGTPITDIYLQVRINSDQLVMRGLMKCLLEAEQLNPGQVLDQGFIQEYTTGYPELVETLNNTSWADIEEASGITRAQIQEAANLIARHKKIITCWAMGLTQQKNGVYTIQEIVNMHFMKGAVGIPGAGLCPVRGHSNVQGDRTMGIWERPTDTFLDALAKEFSFEPPREYGFDVVEAVKALHDGRVKVFMAMGGNMLSACSDTEFVAEGMRKLRLSVHVTPKLNRSHLVNGEMALLLPCKTRIDIDMQKSGQQFMTCENSMGVVSMSKGVLEPISDQMLSEVAIVCGIALATLGEKSTVDWVGCTENYDLIREYVARTIPGFEDFNTKVRHPGGFYLPNGPRERNFTTENAKANFTSTPLEKHVLEPGQLVLMTIRSHDQFNTTIYDYNDRYRGVHNERRVIFLHPEDMAERGIREKGLVNITSHFEGQQRHAEKFIAIPYDIPKGNCAVYFPEGNVLVPIGSVAYKSNTPTSKFVIVTVARWSYPSAPRFRRGSRWLCRPKHITP, from the coding sequence ATGGATAAATCTCCCGCCTACGACCCCAACCAAGCCGGCAAAACCGAGCAGCAAGGTGCCGAAGCCAATGCCCCTAAAAGCGGCGAGCGGCCCGACCAGGGCACCGCGCCCACCAGCGACAACTGGAGCACCTCGCCCGAGCGCGAAACCCTCGACGACCGGGTGATGGAAGCCCCCGACACGCTCGGGGCCAAGCACAAATACCCGATTCTGGCCCAGCCGCCGGAAGAATTCACCGGCCTGAAGCTCACCAAGCCGGCCAAGGTTGCAGCTGGCATTACGGCCGTACTCAAGTCGGGCGCCTTTGCCATGGACTATGAAGGGCCCGTGCGCGGTACCCACGCCCTGTTGAAGATGAACCAGAAGGACGGCTTCGACTGCTCCTCCTGCGCCTGGCCCGACCCGGACGACCACCGCTCCGTGGCCGAGTTTTGCGAAAACGGCGCCAAGGCCACCACCTCCGATGCCCAGTCGGACCCGGTGGGGCCGGACTTCTTTGCCAAGCACAGCCTGGTGGACTTGTCGCACATGACGGACCGGGACCTCAACAACGCCGGCCGCCTCACCCACCCCATGGTGCTGCGGCCGGGCGCTACGCACTACACGCCCATTTCCTGGCCCGAGGCCTTTGAGCTGGTCGGCCAAGAGCTGAACGCGCTGAAGTCGCCGAACGAGGCCATTTTCTACACCTCGGGCAAGGTGCCCAACGAGCCGGCCTATCTGTACCAGCTCTTCGTGCGGCAGTTTGGCACTAACAACCTGCCCGACTGCTCCAATATGTGCCACGAAAGCAGCGGCGCGGCCCTGAGCAACACGACGGGCCTGGGTAAGGGCTCGGTCACGCTCAACGACATGTACGAGGCGGAAGTCATCCTCATCATCGGGCAGAATCCGGGCACCAACCACCCGCGCATGCTCACGGCCCTGCAAAAGGCCAAGAAGAACGGAGCCAAGATTATCAGCATCAACCCTTTGCACGAGGCTGGCCTGCTGCACTTCAAGAACCCTCAGGACTTCATGAACCCGCTCAAGGCGTTGGGCGTGCTGCTCGGCGACGGTACGCCCATCACTGACATTTATCTACAGGTGCGCATCAACTCCGACCAACTGGTGATGCGCGGGCTGATGAAGTGCCTGCTGGAGGCCGAGCAACTGAACCCCGGTCAGGTGCTCGACCAGGGCTTTATCCAGGAATACACGACCGGCTACCCCGAGCTGGTCGAGACACTGAACAACACCAGTTGGGCCGATATTGAGGAAGCCAGCGGCATTACCCGGGCCCAGATTCAGGAAGCGGCCAATCTGATTGCCCGCCACAAGAAGATTATTACCTGCTGGGCCATGGGCCTGACCCAGCAGAAAAACGGGGTGTACACGATTCAGGAAATCGTGAACATGCACTTCATGAAAGGTGCCGTGGGCATCCCCGGCGCGGGATTGTGCCCGGTGCGGGGCCACTCCAACGTGCAGGGCGACCGGACCATGGGCATCTGGGAGCGGCCCACCGACACCTTCCTCGATGCGCTGGCCAAGGAGTTCAGCTTCGAGCCGCCGCGGGAGTACGGCTTCGACGTGGTGGAAGCCGTGAAGGCCCTGCACGACGGCCGGGTGAAAGTGTTTATGGCCATGGGCGGCAACATGCTCTCGGCCTGCTCCGACACCGAGTTTGTGGCCGAGGGCATGCGCAAGCTCCGCCTCTCGGTGCACGTCACGCCCAAGCTCAACCGCAGCCACCTTGTCAACGGCGAAATGGCCCTGCTGCTGCCCTGCAAAACCCGCATCGACATCGACATGCAGAAGTCGGGGCAGCAGTTTATGACCTGCGAAAACTCGATGGGCGTGGTCAGCATGAGTAAGGGCGTATTGGAGCCCATTTCCGACCAGATGCTCAGCGAAGTAGCCATTGTGTGCGGCATTGCCCTGGCCACCCTGGGCGAGAAAAGCACCGTGGATTGGGTAGGTTGCACCGAGAACTACGACCTGATTCGGGAGTACGTGGCCCGCACCATTCCCGGCTTCGAGGACTTCAACACCAAGGTGCGCCACCCCGGCGGCTTCTACTTGCCCAACGGTCCGCGGGAACGAAACTTCACTACTGAAAACGCCAAGGCCAACTTCACCAGCACGCCCCTGGAAAAACACGTGCTGGAGCCCGGGCAGCTGGTGCTGATGACCATTCGCTCACACGACCAGTTCAACACCACCATCTACGACTACAACGACCGGTACCGCGGTGTGCACAACGAGCGGCGCGTCATCTTCCTCCACCCCGAGGACATGGCCGAGCGGGGCATCCGGGAAAAGGGCCTGGTCAACATTACCAGCCACTTCGAGGGCCAGCAGCGCCACGCTGAGAAGTTCATTGCCATTCCCTACGACATTCCCAAGGGCAACTGCGCCGTGTACTTCCCCGAGGGCAACGTGCTGGTGCCCATCGGCTCGGTGGCGTACAAGAGCAATACGCCGACCTCCAAGTTCGTCATCGTGACCGTGGCCCGGTGGAGCTACCCATCGGCACCCAGATTCCGGCGGGGCAGCAGGTGGCTGTGCCGGCCTAAACACATTACACCTTAA
- a CDS encoding YbhB/YbcL family Raf kinase inhibitor-like protein — translation MKNVAATLATSALLSTSAFAQTFTLKSPELGGQLTNKQFLNGMGFTGENQSPALTWEHAPAGTQSFAVTIFDLDAPTGSGFWHWVIFNIPATVTELKSGAGDLSKNLAPAGAIQSNTDFGQPGYVGAAPTPGPAHRYLITVLALSKKLELDKNATPAFVAFNCNSITLGKASLLLYGQRK, via the coding sequence ATGAAAAATGTTGCAGCCACTCTAGCTACTTCCGCACTGCTAAGCACTAGTGCCTTTGCCCAAACATTCACCTTGAAAAGCCCCGAACTAGGCGGGCAACTAACCAACAAGCAGTTTTTAAACGGGATGGGCTTTACGGGCGAAAATCAGTCGCCGGCCCTGACCTGGGAACATGCGCCGGCCGGTACGCAGAGCTTTGCCGTCACCATCTTCGACCTGGATGCACCCACGGGCAGTGGATTCTGGCACTGGGTTATCTTCAACATCCCCGCTACGGTGACGGAACTGAAGTCGGGCGCCGGCGACCTGAGCAAAAACCTGGCTCCCGCTGGGGCCATCCAGAGCAACACCGACTTCGGCCAGCCCGGGTACGTGGGAGCCGCTCCTACCCCGGGCCCGGCCCACCGCTACCTGATTACGGTGCTCGCGCTCAGCAAAAAGCTGGAGCTAGATAAGAATGCCACTCCTGCCTTTGTCGCCTTCAACTGTAACAGCATCACCCTGGGCAAGGCCTCGTTGCTGCTGTACGGGCAGCGGAAATAA